The Candidatus Manganitrophaceae bacterium sequence TGTCCTCTCGGACGTCGACCGGTGAGAAGGAGATGAAACGAGAAGAGAGGAGTCCCCCTTGCTCAGTCCCGAGGAAAAAAAAGAGATCGAAGCCGAATTCACCCACTACCCGACCAAGCAGGCGGTCTGCATCGATGCGATGAAGGTCGTCCAGAAACACCGGGGGTGGGTCTCCGATGAAGCGCTCCGGGACGTTGCCGCGCTCCTCGACATGGCCCCCGATGAGCTCGACGGAATCGCCACCTTCTACAACCGGATCTACCGTCGGCCGGTCGGCCGGCATGTCATCCTCCTCTGCGACAGCGTCAGCTGCTGGATCATGGGGTATGAGCGGATCCGAGGCGCTTTGATGGAGCGGCTCGGGATTCGTCTCGGCCAGACGACCGCCGATCATCGCTTCACTTTTTTGCCGAATGTCTGCCTCGGCGCCTGCGACCGGGCGCCGGTGATGATGGTGAATGAAGACCTTCATCTCGACCTGAAGACCGAAAAAATAGAAAAAATCTTAGAGGAGTATTCATAACGATGCCGACCCTCGAAAAACCGCTCACCCAACACCTCCGGACCGACGGAACCCCGCTCGACTTGGATGCCTACGAACAGGCCGGCGGATATCAGGGGCTTCGAAAAGCACTCCAAATGTCGCCGGCGGAAGTCACTGAGACGGTCAAGCGCGCCGGCCTGCGGGGCCGCGGCGGCGCCGGCTTCCCGACCGGGGTGAAATGGAGCCTCGTCCCGATGGGAGCGGGCGCGCCCCATCCGAAATATCTGGTCGCCAACGCCGATGAGATGGAGCCGGGCGCCTTCAAAGACCGGCGTCTCCTGGAAGGAAATCCGCACCAATTGATTGAAGGGATGATCATCGCCGCCTATGCGATTGAAGCCGATGTCGCCTACATTTTTCTTCGATGGGCCTACCGGCAAGCGCAGGAGGCGCTCTCGCGGGCGATCGCTGAAGCGACCGAGCGGGGATATCTCGGCCGGGAGATTCTCGGGTCGGGCCACGGTTTGAAAATGATCCTCCACGTCAGCGCAGGCCGGTATATCTGCGGCGAGGAGACCGCCCTGCTCAACGCGTTGGAGGGGAAACGGGCCAATCCCCGCGCCAAACCTCCCTATCCGCAGACGGTCGGCCTTTGGGGTAAACCGACCGTGGTGAACAATGTCGAAACGCTCTGTAATATCCCGCACATTTTGAAAAACGGCGCCGATTGGTTTAAGGGGCTCAGCCGGACGAAAGACGGCGGGACGAAACTCTACGGCGCGAGCGGCAAAGTGAAGCGCCCCGGGCTTTGGGAGCTGCCGATGGGGACGCCGGCCCGCGAGATTCTCGAAGAACATGCCGGCGGAATGCGCGACGGCCTCCGATTCCGCGCGGCGATCCCCGGCGGCGCTTCGACCGAATTCATCACCGACGCGCAGCTCGACGTCCCGATGGACTTCGATGCGCTCCGGACGGTCGGCAGCCGCCTCGGCACCGGGACGATGATCATCCTTGATGACCAGACCTGCCCGGTGGGACTCCTCTGGAATCTGGAGCAGTTCTTCGCGCAGGAGTCGTGCGGCTGGTGCACCCCCTGCTGGAGCGGGCTTTCCTGGGTGGAGCAGGTCTTGGGGGCGATGGAGCGGGGCGAGGGAGAAGAGAAAGATCTCGAGATCCTCCGAGAGCAGACGAAATTTATGGCTCCCGGAAATACCTTCTGCGCCCTCGCCCCCGGCGCGATGGAGCCGCTTGCAAGCGGCCTGAACTATTTTTGCGACGATTTCAAACGGCATATCGATGAAAAGCGCTGCCCTTGGAGGATGAATGGCGACACTCTACGTTGACAACAAACCCTACCCGGCCGATCCGACCCAAAATGTCCTTCAAAATGTCCTCTGGTCCGGGTTGAATTTGGAATACTTCTGCTGGCATCCCGCGCTGGGGTCGGTCGGCGCCTGCCGCCAGTGCGCGGTGAAAGCGTTTA is a genomic window containing:
- the nuoE gene encoding NADH-quinone oxidoreductase subunit NuoE, whose translation is MLSPEEKKEIEAEFTHYPTKQAVCIDAMKVVQKHRGWVSDEALRDVAALLDMAPDELDGIATFYNRIYRRPVGRHVILLCDSVSCWIMGYERIRGALMERLGIRLGQTTADHRFTFLPNVCLGACDRAPVMMVNEDLHLDLKTEKIEKILEEYS
- the nuoF gene encoding NADH-quinone oxidoreductase subunit NuoF; protein product: MPTLEKPLTQHLRTDGTPLDLDAYEQAGGYQGLRKALQMSPAEVTETVKRAGLRGRGGAGFPTGVKWSLVPMGAGAPHPKYLVANADEMEPGAFKDRRLLEGNPHQLIEGMIIAAYAIEADVAYIFLRWAYRQAQEALSRAIAEATERGYLGREILGSGHGLKMILHVSAGRYICGEETALLNALEGKRANPRAKPPYPQTVGLWGKPTVVNNVETLCNIPHILKNGADWFKGLSRTKDGGTKLYGASGKVKRPGLWELPMGTPAREILEEHAGGMRDGLRFRAAIPGGASTEFITDAQLDVPMDFDALRTVGSRLGTGTMIILDDQTCPVGLLWNLEQFFAQESCGWCTPCWSGLSWVEQVLGAMERGEGEEKDLEILREQTKFMAPGNTFCALAPGAMEPLASGLNYFCDDFKRHIDEKRCPWRMNGDTLR